In Negativicutes bacterium, a genomic segment contains:
- a CDS encoding KH domain-containing protein — MKKIIEVIAKALVSNPEQVVVTEKNDSNIIVYELSVASEDMGKVIGKQGRIAKALRTVVKAAATIENKKVTVEIV; from the coding sequence ATGAAGAAAATTATTGAAGTTATCGCCAAAGCCTTGGTTAGTAATCCTGAACAAGTAGTAGTAACTGAAAAAAATGACTCTAACATCATAGTTTATGAGCTAAGTGTAGCTTCAGAAGATATGGGTAAGGTTATTGGTAAACAAGGTCGTATTGCAAAAGCGTTACGAACTGTTGTTAAAGCAGCAGCAACTATTGAAAATAAAAAAGTTACTGTTGAAATAGTCTAG
- a CDS encoding YlxM family DNA-binding protein, with protein MLESFLQVSLLYDFYGALLTDKQRKCIEMHFLNDFSLSEIADEFGVSRQAIYDIINRTRQMLVDYEGKLGLVRRYQTEQECIQDIFSIMKNLPDDIKKKYQLEIVIHKLSSLISDDKEE; from the coding sequence TTGTTAGAATCTTTTTTACAAGTTAGTTTACTTTATGATTTTTATGGTGCGTTGTTAACTGATAAGCAACGAAAGTGTATTGAGATGCATTTTCTTAATGATTTTTCTTTATCGGAAATTGCCGATGAATTTGGCGTTTCACGTCAAGCGATATATGACATTATAAATCGTACCAGACAAATGTTGGTTGATTATGAAGGAAAATTAGGGTTAGTTAGAAGATATCAAACAGAACAGGAATGTATCCAAGATATCTTTTCTATAATGAAAAATTTGCCGGATGATATCAAAAAAAAATATCAACTGGAAATTGTTATACATAAGTTGTCAAGCTTAATAAGTGATGACAAGGAGGAATAA
- the rpsP gene encoding 30S ribosomal protein S16, with product MAVKIRLNRMGAKKNPFYRVVVADSRSPRDGRFIEILGHYDSTVEPAVIKIDEEKAINWMKNGAQPTDTVKSLFSKAGIMQKWDEQKKAKKEA from the coding sequence ATGGCAGTTAAAATTCGTTTAAACCGTATGGGTGCTAAAAAAAATCCGTTCTATCGTGTGGTTGTAGCTGATTCACGTTCTCCACGTGATGGACGTTTTATTGAAATTTTAGGACACTATGATTCCACTGTTGAACCTGCAGTAATCAAAATTGATGAAGAAAAAGCAATCAACTGGATGAAAAATGGTGCTCAACCTACTGATACTGTAAAATCTTTATTTAGTAAAGCTGGTATCATGCAAAAATGGGATGAGCAAAAAAAAGCTAAGAAAGAGGCATAA
- the smc gene encoding chromosome segregation protein SMC — translation MQLVKLEAYGFKSFADKLEIEFGKGVTAIVGPNGSGKSNITDAIKWVLGEQNIRNLRGAKAEDIIFAGGVGRKALGVAEVSLLFDNTNRKLPIDFNEVKVTRRLFRSGDSEYYINKAACRLKDIHELFADSGLGRDAMSVISQNKVDQILNSKPEERRLIFEEVAGITKFRNRKKESLKKLEETQQNLTRVYDIIAEIESQLENLELNAQKTQQYNEIQTDYKKYQVALLADSYLKYQKILVEAEQKISEGKSTNIDIETNINLQEVAQERLTIELFELETNVQSLLQELQTVSAKIDTAKNQQALFQERINQNCSNIERIAQENVECKQKEIDLQEKIDEIITYHSEDLADFDKTNYLLEHQEGEIVMLQENISSTEIELLNINEKIQKHTYNLLNSKNSLSLLEADLKNKIESNEKEQANLKMQLSQKEILVNEIEQDKTNFELLQKELNTLTEKLKEMETLHQKYSTENNLLKNNLSKNNNLLSSHNSKLNVLSHMQHSYEGFGKGVKEVLKANQSWSHGICGVVAEVIEVKKEYITAIEIALGSSLQNVITLEENTAKSAINYLREEKLGRVTFLPIPNIKQNIKQDEKILQETGIIDFADKVVSCDEQYKNIIRFLLGRTIIADNIDSAMKLARKMNYNIRIVTLNGEILTPGGALSGGGKYNQENSFLNREAEISKLEDEIQQLQQLILQQTKAEQLVQKNIAKVEENSTLVQEQAKTKTVELAERKVYLDNKAQALLRLKQEIVAVTESNLPNEQAIKKLQDNLTQLKAEIDILENNDQDVEEKAKTVNELLLKQKQELAKLNILYNENKLFRQALEAKLNRHNELKEIYQNSMLELVTKSKQNCDIIKQLEEHNFTLEGQINLCQQEGDSAITQKVDLEQKKSLLQATKLELLNKQQQFEKNIKLLRKKLNESQNNLHELELLKTKYEYELNRCAEELTEIHQLKLTEVDACVLAIPTSEVKYKLRQLEKNIAELGLINHNAIEEFKTAKERYVFLQEQSNDLIKAKDYLSSVIAEIDANMAKQFAEAVEKVNIYFAETFKRLFGGGEAKIKLTDKENLLETGIEIIVQPPDKKMQNLVLLSGGERALTVIALLFSFLKYKPAPFSVVDEIDAPLDEANLDRFSNFLQEYARNTQFIVVTHRKGTMQAADVMHGVTVEDSGVSKVISVKIDDF, via the coding sequence TTGCAATTAGTCAAATTAGAGGCATATGGCTTTAAATCGTTCGCGGATAAGTTGGAAATTGAATTTGGTAAAGGTGTGACGGCAATAGTCGGTCCTAATGGTAGCGGTAAAAGTAATATTACTGATGCGATCAAATGGGTGTTAGGTGAACAAAACATCAGAAATTTAAGAGGTGCCAAAGCGGAGGATATTATTTTTGCCGGTGGAGTAGGGCGTAAAGCTCTAGGCGTCGCTGAGGTATCATTGTTGTTTGATAATACTAATAGGAAATTACCAATTGATTTTAACGAAGTAAAAGTAACGCGTAGACTATTTCGCTCGGGTGATAGTGAATATTATATCAATAAAGCAGCTTGTCGCTTGAAAGATATTCATGAATTATTTGCTGATAGTGGACTTGGCCGTGATGCAATGAGTGTTATCAGCCAAAATAAAGTTGACCAAATTCTAAATAGTAAACCGGAAGAACGTCGTTTGATTTTTGAAGAGGTTGCCGGAATAACTAAATTTCGTAATCGCAAAAAGGAATCACTAAAAAAACTTGAAGAAACTCAACAAAACTTAACGAGAGTTTATGATATTATCGCTGAAATTGAAAGTCAGCTAGAAAATTTAGAGCTCAACGCTCAAAAAACTCAACAATACAATGAAATTCAAACTGATTATAAAAAGTATCAGGTCGCGCTATTAGCAGATTCATATTTGAAATATCAAAAAATTTTAGTAGAAGCTGAACAAAAAATTAGTGAGGGTAAAAGTACTAATATTGATATTGAAACTAATATAAATTTGCAAGAAGTTGCGCAAGAGCGTCTTACTATAGAACTTTTTGAACTTGAAACTAATGTCCAGAGTTTGTTACAGGAATTGCAAACTGTTAGTGCTAAAATTGATACGGCTAAGAACCAGCAGGCATTATTTCAAGAGAGAATTAATCAGAATTGTAGCAATATTGAAAGAATAGCGCAGGAAAATGTTGAATGTAAGCAGAAAGAAATTGATTTACAAGAAAAAATCGACGAAATTATAACATATCACAGTGAAGACTTAGCTGATTTTGATAAAACTAATTATTTATTGGAACATCAAGAAGGCGAAATAGTAATGTTGCAAGAAAATATTAGTAGTACTGAAATTGAACTTTTAAATATTAATGAAAAAATCCAAAAACATACTTATAATCTTTTGAATTCTAAAAATTCATTATCGCTGTTGGAAGCCGATTTAAAAAATAAAATTGAAAGTAATGAAAAAGAACAAGCAAATTTAAAAATGCAACTTTCCCAAAAAGAAATTCTTGTTAATGAGATAGAGCAGGATAAGACTAATTTTGAACTTTTGCAAAAGGAACTCAATACCTTAACAGAAAAACTTAAAGAAATGGAAACTTTGCATCAAAAATATAGTACTGAGAATAATTTACTTAAGAACAATCTTAGTAAAAATAATAATTTGTTGAGTTCTCACAATAGTAAACTTAATGTATTAAGTCATATGCAACATTCATATGAAGGTTTTGGAAAAGGTGTAAAAGAGGTATTGAAGGCTAATCAAAGTTGGTCTCACGGCATTTGTGGTGTTGTTGCTGAAGTTATTGAAGTAAAGAAAGAATACATTACTGCTATTGAAATAGCTTTGGGGAGCTCTTTGCAAAATGTAATAACTTTAGAGGAAAACACTGCTAAAAGTGCAATCAATTATTTAAGAGAAGAAAAGTTAGGGCGCGTTACATTTTTGCCAATACCGAACATTAAACAAAATATTAAGCAAGATGAAAAAATATTACAAGAAACTGGGATAATAGATTTTGCTGATAAAGTCGTAAGTTGTGATGAGCAATATAAAAATATAATACGGTTTTTGTTAGGACGAACTATTATTGCTGATAATATTGATAGTGCGATGAAACTTGCACGAAAGATGAATTACAATATTAGAATTGTCACTTTAAATGGAGAAATTTTAACGCCGGGTGGAGCTTTAAGCGGTGGTGGTAAGTATAATCAAGAAAACTCATTCTTAAATAGAGAAGCAGAAATTTCAAAGTTAGAGGATGAGATTCAACAATTGCAACAATTAATTTTACAGCAAACTAAAGCTGAGCAATTGGTGCAAAAAAATATTGCAAAAGTTGAAGAAAATTCCACTTTAGTCCAAGAGCAAGCTAAGACAAAAACAGTAGAACTAGCCGAAAGAAAAGTTTATCTTGATAATAAGGCTCAAGCATTGTTAAGGCTCAAGCAGGAAATAGTTGCTGTCACTGAAAGTAATTTACCTAATGAGCAAGCGATAAAAAAACTTCAAGATAACTTGACCCAGTTAAAAGCTGAAATTGACATATTGGAAAATAATGATCAAGATGTTGAAGAAAAAGCAAAAACTGTTAATGAGCTTTTGTTAAAACAAAAGCAAGAGTTAGCAAAGTTGAATATTTTATACAATGAAAACAAGCTTTTCAGACAAGCGCTTGAAGCAAAACTTAACCGTCATAACGAATTAAAAGAGATATATCAAAATAGTATGCTTGAATTAGTAACGAAATCTAAACAAAATTGTGATATTATCAAGCAACTGGAAGAACACAATTTTACATTAGAAGGTCAGATAAATTTATGTCAACAAGAAGGCGATAGTGCTATTACTCAAAAAGTTGATTTAGAGCAAAAGAAATCATTACTACAAGCAACAAAGTTGGAGTTGCTTAATAAGCAACAACAGTTTGAAAAAAACATTAAATTATTACGGAAAAAATTAAATGAAAGCCAAAATAACTTACATGAGTTAGAATTGCTTAAGACCAAATATGAATATGAGTTGAATCGTTGTGCTGAAGAATTGACGGAAATTCATCAACTTAAGCTGACTGAGGTAGATGCTTGTGTTTTAGCAATACCAACATCTGAAGTAAAGTATAAGCTTCGTCAGTTGGAGAAAAACATTGCAGAATTAGGTTTAATCAATCATAATGCTATTGAGGAATTTAAAACTGCTAAAGAACGCTATGTTTTTTTGCAAGAACAATCTAATGACTTAATCAAAGCTAAAGACTATTTAAGTAGTGTCATTGCTGAAATTGATGCTAATATGGCAAAGCAGTTTGCGGAGGCGGTTGAAAAGGTTAATATTTATTTTGCCGAGACCTTTAAGCGTTTATTTGGCGGCGGCGAAGCTAAAATTAAGTTAACTGATAAAGAAAATTTATTGGAAACAGGTATTGAAATAATTGTTCAGCCCCCCGATAAAAAAATGCAAAACTTAGTTTTATTGTCAGGTGGAGAAAGAGCATTAACGGTAATTGCCTTACTATTTTCCTTTCTTAAATACAAACCAGCCCCTTTTAGTGTTGTTGATGAGATAGATGCGCCATTAGATGAAGCTAATTTGGATAGGTTTTCAAATTTCTTACAAGAATATGCGCGCAATACTCAATTTATCGTTGTAACACATCGCAAAGGAACGATGCAAGCTGCTGATGTTATGCATGGGGTGACAGTTGAGGATTCGGGAGTATCAAAGGTTATATCAGTAAAAATTGATGACTTTTAA
- a CDS encoding YlqD family protein — translation MESITIKCPITIKAKVTENLKKQLTNELQDNLKKTDLELQQIDFHAKRVMAEQAKQDAQGLVAIRQQVEMEKQKRLDLKNHLLEKLKETSDLEIGSEIVQGTFERIVELKVGDELPQIMNSEVLLEDGKILAFRN, via the coding sequence ATGGAAAGTATAACTATAAAATGTCCAATTACTATTAAAGCAAAAGTAACAGAAAATCTTAAAAAACAATTAACAAATGAATTACAAGATAACCTTAAAAAAACTGACTTAGAATTACAACAAATTGATTTTCATGCTAAACGTGTTATGGCAGAACAAGCTAAACAAGATGCTCAAGGGCTAGTGGCGATTCGTCAACAAGTTGAGATGGAAAAACAAAAAAGATTAGATCTGAAAAATCATTTATTAGAAAAACTAAAAGAAACATCAGACTTAGAAATTGGGTCGGAAATTGTTCAAGGAACATTTGAACGTATTGTGGAATTAAAAGTAGGGGATGAATTGCCTCAAATTATGAATTCTGAAGTTTTACTGGAAGACGGTAAAATTCTGGCGTTTAGGAATTAG
- the ffh gene encoding signal recognition particle protein: MIFEGLADKLQETFKKLRGQGKLTETDINEAMREVRMALLEADVNFKVVKDFIAKVKEKAIGKEVLESLTPAQFIIKIVNDELTDLMGGTQSRIAISSRPPTVIMLVGLQGAGKTTTAGKLAMNFKKQSKRPLLVAADIYRPAAIKQLQVLGEQLEIPVFSLPEGNNPITIAEKALEHASLYANDIVIIDTAGRLHINEELMQELKDVKATAKPHEILLVVDAMTGQDAVNVAESFNADLGLDGVILTKLDGDARGGAALSVKAVTGCPIKYVGMGEKLDALEPFHPDRMASRILGMGDMLTLIEKAQTNFDLEKTKDLEQKLLKDEFTLDDFLTQMQQIKKIGSFEQIINMIPGMGNLKKQIGDVKIDEKEVKRIEAIIYAMTPKERRDVNIINGSRRKRIATGSGTRVQDVNKLIKQFVEAKKMMKKMKGLQKFGKGLGGFKLPFMK, encoded by the coding sequence ATGATCTTTGAGGGCTTAGCTGATAAGCTGCAAGAAACATTTAAAAAATTGCGTGGTCAAGGTAAATTGACTGAAACAGATATCAATGAAGCTATGCGCGAAGTAAGAATGGCGTTGTTAGAAGCTGATGTTAACTTTAAAGTAGTAAAAGATTTTATTGCTAAAGTTAAAGAAAAAGCTATTGGTAAAGAGGTTTTAGAGAGTTTAACGCCAGCGCAATTTATCATAAAAATAGTAAATGATGAGTTAACGGATTTAATGGGTGGCACTCAAAGTCGTATTGCCATTTCATCAAGACCGCCAACAGTTATTATGCTTGTCGGTTTACAGGGTGCCGGGAAAACTACCACTGCCGGTAAACTAGCAATGAATTTTAAAAAGCAATCTAAGCGTCCGTTGTTGGTTGCAGCTGATATTTATCGTCCAGCGGCGATAAAGCAATTGCAGGTTTTAGGCGAACAGTTAGAGATACCGGTGTTTTCTTTACCGGAGGGTAATAATCCGATAACAATTGCAGAAAAAGCGTTGGAACATGCTAGCTTATATGCTAATGATATTGTTATAATTGATACTGCCGGTCGTCTTCATATTAATGAAGAGTTAATGCAAGAGCTAAAAGATGTTAAAGCTACTGCTAAACCACATGAAATATTGTTGGTTGTTGATGCGATGACAGGACAAGATGCGGTTAATGTTGCAGAATCATTTAATGCTGATTTAGGCTTAGATGGTGTTATTTTAACAAAACTTGATGGCGATGCTAGAGGTGGAGCGGCTTTATCGGTTAAAGCGGTAACTGGTTGCCCGATAAAATATGTTGGTATGGGCGAGAAACTGGATGCGTTAGAACCATTTCATCCTGATCGAATGGCTTCAAGAATTTTGGGCATGGGTGATATGCTCACTTTGATTGAAAAAGCTCAAACTAATTTTGATTTGGAAAAGACTAAAGATTTAGAACAAAAATTATTAAAAGATGAATTTACGTTAGATGATTTTTTAACGCAGATGCAACAAATTAAAAAAATAGGTTCTTTTGAGCAGATTATAAATATGATTCCCGGTATGGGTAATTTGAAGAAGCAAATTGGCGATGTTAAAATAGATGAGAAGGAAGTCAAACGCATTGAAGCTATTATTTATGCGATGACGCCTAAAGAACGTCGTGATGTTAATATTATTAATGGTAGTAGACGAAAGAGGATTGCTACTGGTAGTGGAACTCGTGTGCAGGATGTTAATAAATTAATTAAACAATTTGTTGAAGCCAAGAAAATGATGAAAAAAATGAAGGGCTTACAAAAGTTTGGTAAAGGCTTAGGTGGTTTTAAATTACCATTTATGAAATAA
- the ftsY gene encoding signal recognition particle-docking protein FtsY: MGFFDKLKSGLEKTRKTLTEKIEKLVIGYATIDDDFLDELEEVLIMADVGIKTTSILMQDVRDGIKAKQINEPADLRPFLEAKLKELLSNGDYKINYAKQGPTVIIVVGVNGVGKTTTIGKLGNYYKEQGLKVVLAAGDTFRAAAIDQLEIWGGRIGVDVIKHTEGSDPAAVVYDALKSAKSKEADVLIIDTAGRLHTKFNLMEELKKINRIVEREITGAPHETLLVLDATTGQNAINQAKLFSQATPLTGVVLTKLDGTAKGGVVVAIKSELEIPVKWIGIGEGVNDLRPFDPEEFSKALFGDK, translated from the coding sequence ATGGGCTTTTTTGACAAACTAAAATCAGGACTAGAAAAGACAAGAAAAACACTAACAGAGAAAATAGAAAAACTGGTTATAGGTTATGCAACGATTGATGATGATTTTTTAGATGAATTAGAAGAAGTTTTGATCATGGCTGATGTTGGAATAAAAACAACCTCAATTTTAATGCAGGATGTTAGAGATGGGATTAAAGCTAAGCAAATTAATGAACCAGCAGATTTAAGACCATTTCTTGAAGCTAAGTTGAAAGAATTATTAAGCAATGGTGACTATAAAATTAATTATGCGAAGCAAGGTCCAACGGTAATTATAGTTGTGGGTGTAAATGGTGTCGGTAAAACTACTACCATTGGAAAACTTGGGAACTATTATAAAGAACAAGGTTTAAAAGTTGTTTTAGCAGCCGGCGACACCTTTAGGGCGGCGGCAATTGACCAGTTAGAAATTTGGGGTGGGAGAATTGGCGTTGATGTTATTAAACATACTGAAGGGTCAGATCCAGCAGCCGTTGTGTATGATGCTTTAAAATCAGCAAAGTCTAAAGAGGCTGATGTTTTAATAATTGATACTGCTGGTAGACTTCATACTAAATTTAATTTAATGGAAGAACTAAAGAAAATTAATCGTATTGTAGAGCGTGAAATTACTGGAGCGCCACATGAAACATTGTTAGTGTTAGATGCTACTACCGGACAAAATGCTATTAATCAAGCAAAGCTTTTTTCGCAAGCAACACCGCTAACCGGGGTAGTTTTGACTAAACTTGACGGTACGGCTAAAGGTGGAGTTGTTGTAGCAATAAAATCTGAACTAGAGATACCGGTGAAGTGGATTGGGATCGGTGAGGGTGTTAATGATTTAAGACCGTTTGACCCCGAAGAGTTTTCAAAAGCATTATTTGGTGACAAGTAA